Proteins encoded in a region of the Benincasa hispida cultivar B227 chromosome 2, ASM972705v1, whole genome shotgun sequence genome:
- the LOC120071038 gene encoding uncharacterized protein LOC120071038 isoform X1 — protein sequence MEERETQFGSEELQDSTCPFVWDENSQLYFHSSSGFYHDPAAGWYYSSRDGSYYKFENGIYVLLQSNEQGEECKTYLDNPVKGDSSSQVCNTGSEDHSLFEATEIDTSKCKGSDDDGLPLGEKVEGVDVHDHENPPTSLWLEDTLIDLFLSGYSNSEVITTNDSISPTSSRTNDANNFQSSSDGYGDTHRMEGEWFQDESHEILNSSEQVLDGGYDDPLNMEGEWFQEENHTILNPNESVSDGGVSTDEDNWKAQYGQVTDYVEAIPKLSVVDIWDWSTVLESRTGGKGRVMRLVGRLVRKSGKLHPSLSSNGALFKTAPICEVHLDLVRVTTGRIYKLHSPSKKCLATMSTFNSSNPTKDWGFPDLLDRPIDLVNNEVKVGSTAIVSMAATGKSQCSNQNHYRDRAAERRILHGGFGVGPGQKNSAIGHGNFTSSSSYGYSESTAAEASNISFGAGSRGRKILKSMGWKEGEGLGNSTKGMVEPLQAFGNVGNAGLGWPRGIKKLDINFSI from the exons ATGGAGGAGCGCGAGACACAGTTCGGTTCCGAGGAATTGCAGGACAGTACTTGCCCGTTCGTGTGGGATGAGAATTCTCAGCTGTACTTCCATTCCAG TAGTGGATTTTATCACGATCCTGCTGCCGGTTGGTATTATAGCAGTCGAGATGGTTCTTATTACAAATTCGAAAATGGAATCTATGTGCTTCTTCAGTCGAACGAG CAGGGTGAAGAATGCAAGACGTATCTTGATAATCCTGTTAAAGGCGATTCATCTAGTCAAGTGTGTAATACTGGCAGCGAGGATCACTCTTTATTTGAGGCCACTGAAATTGACACTTCTAAATGCAAAGGAAGTGATGACGACGGGCTACCATTAG gagaaaaagtggAGGGTGTTGATGTTCATGACCACGAGAATCCTCCCACATCTTTATG GTTAGAAGATACGCTTATTGATCTTTTTTTGTCCGGCTATTCCAATTCAGAAGTCATAACCACTAATGACAGCATATCTCCCACATCATCAAGAACTAATGATGCTAATAACTTTCAGTCATCAAGTGATG GCTATGGCGATACTCATAGGATGGAAGGTGAATGGTTCCAAGATGAAAGTCATGAAATCTTGAATTCTAGCGAACAAGTATTAGATGGAG GCTATGATGATCCTCTGAATATGGAAGGTGAATGGTTCCAAGAAGAAAATCATACCATATTGAATCCAAACGAAAGTGTATCAGATGGAG GTGTGTCCACGGATGAAGATAACTGGAAGGCCCAGTATGGTCAAGTCACTGATTATGTGGAAGCAATTCCCAAGCTCTCTGTTGTGGATATCTGGGACTGGTCGACGGTTTTAGAGTCCAGGACAGGGGGAAAGGGGAGGGTTATGAGGTTGGTTGGAAGACTGGTGAGGAAGTCTGGGAAGCTTCATCCTTCGTTGTCTTCAAATGGTGCTCTTTTTAAAACGGCTCCAATATGTGAAGTACATTTAGATTTGGTTCGAGTTACAACCG GGAGAATCTACAAGTTACATAGTCCTAGTAAGAAGTGTTTGGCGACCATGTCAACTTTTAATTCATCCAACCCTACAAAAGATTGGGGTTTCCCCGATTTATTGGATAGGCCAATTGATCTTGTTAATAACGAAGTAAAAGTTGGAAGCACAGCCATTGTTAGCATGGCTGCGACTGGAAAG TCTCAGTGTTCAAACCAAAATCATTATAGAGATAGAGCGGCTGAGAGAAGAATCCTTCATGGTGGTTTCGGGGTTGGTCCTGGGCAGAAGAATTCAGCTATCGGTCATGGCAATTTTACATCATCATCCTCTTATGGCTATTCGGAGAGCACTGCAGCTGAAGCCtctaatatttcatttggagCTGGTAGTCGTGGGCGAAAAATCTTGAAAAGCATGGGCTGGAAAGAG
- the LOC120071038 gene encoding uncharacterized protein LOC120071038 isoform X2 — MEERETQFGSEELQDSTCPFVWDENSQLYFHSSSGFYHDPAAGWYYSSRDGSYYKFENGIYVLLQSNEGEECKTYLDNPVKGDSSSQVCNTGSEDHSLFEATEIDTSKCKGSDDDGLPLGEKVEGVDVHDHENPPTSLWLEDTLIDLFLSGYSNSEVITTNDSISPTSSRTNDANNFQSSSDGYGDTHRMEGEWFQDESHEILNSSEQVLDGGYDDPLNMEGEWFQEENHTILNPNESVSDGGVSTDEDNWKAQYGQVTDYVEAIPKLSVVDIWDWSTVLESRTGGKGRVMRLVGRLVRKSGKLHPSLSSNGALFKTAPICEVHLDLVRVTTGRIYKLHSPSKKCLATMSTFNSSNPTKDWGFPDLLDRPIDLVNNEVKVGSTAIVSMAATGKSQCSNQNHYRDRAAERRILHGGFGVGPGQKNSAIGHGNFTSSSSYGYSESTAAEASNISFGAGSRGRKILKSMGWKEGEGLGNSTKGMVEPLQAFGNVGNAGLGWPRGIKKLDINFSI; from the exons ATGGAGGAGCGCGAGACACAGTTCGGTTCCGAGGAATTGCAGGACAGTACTTGCCCGTTCGTGTGGGATGAGAATTCTCAGCTGTACTTCCATTCCAG TAGTGGATTTTATCACGATCCTGCTGCCGGTTGGTATTATAGCAGTCGAGATGGTTCTTATTACAAATTCGAAAATGGAATCTATGTGCTTCTTCAGTCGAACGAG GGTGAAGAATGCAAGACGTATCTTGATAATCCTGTTAAAGGCGATTCATCTAGTCAAGTGTGTAATACTGGCAGCGAGGATCACTCTTTATTTGAGGCCACTGAAATTGACACTTCTAAATGCAAAGGAAGTGATGACGACGGGCTACCATTAG gagaaaaagtggAGGGTGTTGATGTTCATGACCACGAGAATCCTCCCACATCTTTATG GTTAGAAGATACGCTTATTGATCTTTTTTTGTCCGGCTATTCCAATTCAGAAGTCATAACCACTAATGACAGCATATCTCCCACATCATCAAGAACTAATGATGCTAATAACTTTCAGTCATCAAGTGATG GCTATGGCGATACTCATAGGATGGAAGGTGAATGGTTCCAAGATGAAAGTCATGAAATCTTGAATTCTAGCGAACAAGTATTAGATGGAG GCTATGATGATCCTCTGAATATGGAAGGTGAATGGTTCCAAGAAGAAAATCATACCATATTGAATCCAAACGAAAGTGTATCAGATGGAG GTGTGTCCACGGATGAAGATAACTGGAAGGCCCAGTATGGTCAAGTCACTGATTATGTGGAAGCAATTCCCAAGCTCTCTGTTGTGGATATCTGGGACTGGTCGACGGTTTTAGAGTCCAGGACAGGGGGAAAGGGGAGGGTTATGAGGTTGGTTGGAAGACTGGTGAGGAAGTCTGGGAAGCTTCATCCTTCGTTGTCTTCAAATGGTGCTCTTTTTAAAACGGCTCCAATATGTGAAGTACATTTAGATTTGGTTCGAGTTACAACCG GGAGAATCTACAAGTTACATAGTCCTAGTAAGAAGTGTTTGGCGACCATGTCAACTTTTAATTCATCCAACCCTACAAAAGATTGGGGTTTCCCCGATTTATTGGATAGGCCAATTGATCTTGTTAATAACGAAGTAAAAGTTGGAAGCACAGCCATTGTTAGCATGGCTGCGACTGGAAAG TCTCAGTGTTCAAACCAAAATCATTATAGAGATAGAGCGGCTGAGAGAAGAATCCTTCATGGTGGTTTCGGGGTTGGTCCTGGGCAGAAGAATTCAGCTATCGGTCATGGCAATTTTACATCATCATCCTCTTATGGCTATTCGGAGAGCACTGCAGCTGAAGCCtctaatatttcatttggagCTGGTAGTCGTGGGCGAAAAATCTTGAAAAGCATGGGCTGGAAAGAG
- the LOC120071038 gene encoding uncharacterized protein LOC120071038 isoform X3 — protein sequence MEERETQFGSEELQDSTCPFVWDENSQLYFHSSGFYHDPAAGWYYSSRDGSYYKFENGIYVLLQSNEQGEECKTYLDNPVKGDSSSQVCNTGSEDHSLFEATEIDTSKCKGSDDDGLPLGEKVEGVDVHDHENPPTSLWLEDTLIDLFLSGYSNSEVITTNDSISPTSSRTNDANNFQSSSDGYGDTHRMEGEWFQDESHEILNSSEQVLDGGYDDPLNMEGEWFQEENHTILNPNESVSDGGVSTDEDNWKAQYGQVTDYVEAIPKLSVVDIWDWSTVLESRTGGKGRVMRLVGRLVRKSGKLHPSLSSNGALFKTAPICEVHLDLVRVTTGRIYKLHSPSKKCLATMSTFNSSNPTKDWGFPDLLDRPIDLVNNEVKVGSTAIVSMAATGKSQCSNQNHYRDRAAERRILHGGFGVGPGQKNSAIGHGNFTSSSSYGYSESTAAEASNISFGAGSRGRKILKSMGWKEGEGLGNSTKGMVEPLQAFGNVGNAGLGWPRGIKKLDINFSI from the exons ATGGAGGAGCGCGAGACACAGTTCGGTTCCGAGGAATTGCAGGACAGTACTTGCCCGTTCGTGTGGGATGAGAATTCTCAGCTGTACTTCCATTCCAG TGGATTTTATCACGATCCTGCTGCCGGTTGGTATTATAGCAGTCGAGATGGTTCTTATTACAAATTCGAAAATGGAATCTATGTGCTTCTTCAGTCGAACGAG CAGGGTGAAGAATGCAAGACGTATCTTGATAATCCTGTTAAAGGCGATTCATCTAGTCAAGTGTGTAATACTGGCAGCGAGGATCACTCTTTATTTGAGGCCACTGAAATTGACACTTCTAAATGCAAAGGAAGTGATGACGACGGGCTACCATTAG gagaaaaagtggAGGGTGTTGATGTTCATGACCACGAGAATCCTCCCACATCTTTATG GTTAGAAGATACGCTTATTGATCTTTTTTTGTCCGGCTATTCCAATTCAGAAGTCATAACCACTAATGACAGCATATCTCCCACATCATCAAGAACTAATGATGCTAATAACTTTCAGTCATCAAGTGATG GCTATGGCGATACTCATAGGATGGAAGGTGAATGGTTCCAAGATGAAAGTCATGAAATCTTGAATTCTAGCGAACAAGTATTAGATGGAG GCTATGATGATCCTCTGAATATGGAAGGTGAATGGTTCCAAGAAGAAAATCATACCATATTGAATCCAAACGAAAGTGTATCAGATGGAG GTGTGTCCACGGATGAAGATAACTGGAAGGCCCAGTATGGTCAAGTCACTGATTATGTGGAAGCAATTCCCAAGCTCTCTGTTGTGGATATCTGGGACTGGTCGACGGTTTTAGAGTCCAGGACAGGGGGAAAGGGGAGGGTTATGAGGTTGGTTGGAAGACTGGTGAGGAAGTCTGGGAAGCTTCATCCTTCGTTGTCTTCAAATGGTGCTCTTTTTAAAACGGCTCCAATATGTGAAGTACATTTAGATTTGGTTCGAGTTACAACCG GGAGAATCTACAAGTTACATAGTCCTAGTAAGAAGTGTTTGGCGACCATGTCAACTTTTAATTCATCCAACCCTACAAAAGATTGGGGTTTCCCCGATTTATTGGATAGGCCAATTGATCTTGTTAATAACGAAGTAAAAGTTGGAAGCACAGCCATTGTTAGCATGGCTGCGACTGGAAAG TCTCAGTGTTCAAACCAAAATCATTATAGAGATAGAGCGGCTGAGAGAAGAATCCTTCATGGTGGTTTCGGGGTTGGTCCTGGGCAGAAGAATTCAGCTATCGGTCATGGCAATTTTACATCATCATCCTCTTATGGCTATTCGGAGAGCACTGCAGCTGAAGCCtctaatatttcatttggagCTGGTAGTCGTGGGCGAAAAATCTTGAAAAGCATGGGCTGGAAAGAG
- the LOC120071038 gene encoding uncharacterized protein LOC120071038 isoform X4: MEERETQFGSEELQDSTCPFVWDENSQLYFHSSGFYHDPAAGWYYSSRDGSYYKFENGIYVLLQSNEGEECKTYLDNPVKGDSSSQVCNTGSEDHSLFEATEIDTSKCKGSDDDGLPLGEKVEGVDVHDHENPPTSLWLEDTLIDLFLSGYSNSEVITTNDSISPTSSRTNDANNFQSSSDGYGDTHRMEGEWFQDESHEILNSSEQVLDGGYDDPLNMEGEWFQEENHTILNPNESVSDGGVSTDEDNWKAQYGQVTDYVEAIPKLSVVDIWDWSTVLESRTGGKGRVMRLVGRLVRKSGKLHPSLSSNGALFKTAPICEVHLDLVRVTTGRIYKLHSPSKKCLATMSTFNSSNPTKDWGFPDLLDRPIDLVNNEVKVGSTAIVSMAATGKSQCSNQNHYRDRAAERRILHGGFGVGPGQKNSAIGHGNFTSSSSYGYSESTAAEASNISFGAGSRGRKILKSMGWKEGEGLGNSTKGMVEPLQAFGNVGNAGLGWPRGIKKLDINFSI, translated from the exons ATGGAGGAGCGCGAGACACAGTTCGGTTCCGAGGAATTGCAGGACAGTACTTGCCCGTTCGTGTGGGATGAGAATTCTCAGCTGTACTTCCATTCCAG TGGATTTTATCACGATCCTGCTGCCGGTTGGTATTATAGCAGTCGAGATGGTTCTTATTACAAATTCGAAAATGGAATCTATGTGCTTCTTCAGTCGAACGAG GGTGAAGAATGCAAGACGTATCTTGATAATCCTGTTAAAGGCGATTCATCTAGTCAAGTGTGTAATACTGGCAGCGAGGATCACTCTTTATTTGAGGCCACTGAAATTGACACTTCTAAATGCAAAGGAAGTGATGACGACGGGCTACCATTAG gagaaaaagtggAGGGTGTTGATGTTCATGACCACGAGAATCCTCCCACATCTTTATG GTTAGAAGATACGCTTATTGATCTTTTTTTGTCCGGCTATTCCAATTCAGAAGTCATAACCACTAATGACAGCATATCTCCCACATCATCAAGAACTAATGATGCTAATAACTTTCAGTCATCAAGTGATG GCTATGGCGATACTCATAGGATGGAAGGTGAATGGTTCCAAGATGAAAGTCATGAAATCTTGAATTCTAGCGAACAAGTATTAGATGGAG GCTATGATGATCCTCTGAATATGGAAGGTGAATGGTTCCAAGAAGAAAATCATACCATATTGAATCCAAACGAAAGTGTATCAGATGGAG GTGTGTCCACGGATGAAGATAACTGGAAGGCCCAGTATGGTCAAGTCACTGATTATGTGGAAGCAATTCCCAAGCTCTCTGTTGTGGATATCTGGGACTGGTCGACGGTTTTAGAGTCCAGGACAGGGGGAAAGGGGAGGGTTATGAGGTTGGTTGGAAGACTGGTGAGGAAGTCTGGGAAGCTTCATCCTTCGTTGTCTTCAAATGGTGCTCTTTTTAAAACGGCTCCAATATGTGAAGTACATTTAGATTTGGTTCGAGTTACAACCG GGAGAATCTACAAGTTACATAGTCCTAGTAAGAAGTGTTTGGCGACCATGTCAACTTTTAATTCATCCAACCCTACAAAAGATTGGGGTTTCCCCGATTTATTGGATAGGCCAATTGATCTTGTTAATAACGAAGTAAAAGTTGGAAGCACAGCCATTGTTAGCATGGCTGCGACTGGAAAG TCTCAGTGTTCAAACCAAAATCATTATAGAGATAGAGCGGCTGAGAGAAGAATCCTTCATGGTGGTTTCGGGGTTGGTCCTGGGCAGAAGAATTCAGCTATCGGTCATGGCAATTTTACATCATCATCCTCTTATGGCTATTCGGAGAGCACTGCAGCTGAAGCCtctaatatttcatttggagCTGGTAGTCGTGGGCGAAAAATCTTGAAAAGCATGGGCTGGAAAGAG